In one window of Natrinema halophilum DNA:
- a CDS encoding MaoC family dehydratase: MTHVPSTDVTLGESPGKTYFEDLEVGDRSPMLEISDIKVSDFVRYAGASGDFNPLHYDHDFTTSQGYDDVFAMGMLNTAFLSNVVVEWLGLSTVTHYRTQFDAIAWPGDDLTGYAEVASVDDDDASVTCDLVMENGEGERVISGTVSADLPTRDK; encoded by the coding sequence ATGACACACGTACCTTCAACTGACGTAACACTAGGCGAATCGCCGGGGAAAACGTATTTCGAGGATCTCGAGGTCGGTGATCGCAGTCCAATGCTGGAGATAAGCGACATCAAGGTCTCTGACTTCGTCCGATATGCCGGTGCCTCTGGTGATTTCAACCCCCTTCACTATGATCACGACTTCACGACATCACAGGGATATGACGACGTATTCGCCATGGGAATGCTGAACACGGCATTTCTCAGTAACGTCGTCGTCGAGTGGCTCGGTCTCTCGACCGTGACTCACTATCGGACGCAGTTCGACGCAATCGCATGGCCCGGCGACGATCTAACTGGATATGCTGAAGTCGCATCGGTAGACGATGATGACGCGAGTGTCACCTGTGACCTCGTCATGGAAAACGGGGAAGGCGAACGTGTAATTTCTGGAACCGTCTCTGCAGACCTCCCAACGAGAGATAAGTAA
- a CDS encoding FAS1-like dehydratase domain-containing protein has translation MGDALEEQLAELEEMPPMEFTFPVEAGKIEEFADAIYSNHEIFRDEAAAAEEGYSSIPAPLTFVETYRFERSRHPSYEPDEFFDEQLALHGAQEYDIHRQPEAGDQLTAKRSLEETFTKEGSNGELIFGIFKTEYEDADGEPVVTTRKTRIITE, from the coding sequence ATGGGAGACGCGTTAGAAGAGCAGTTAGCTGAACTTGAAGAGATGCCGCCGATGGAGTTTACGTTCCCGGTAGAGGCAGGCAAGATCGAGGAATTCGCTGATGCGATATACAGCAACCACGAGATATTCAGAGATGAAGCGGCTGCCGCCGAAGAAGGGTATTCTTCGATTCCAGCACCCCTTACGTTCGTAGAGACGTACCGATTCGAACGGTCTCGTCACCCGTCGTACGAGCCTGACGAATTCTTCGACGAACAGCTTGCGCTCCATGGGGCCCAGGAGTACGACATTCATCGCCAGCCGGAAGCGGGCGATCAACTAACCGCCAAACGTAGCCTCGAGGAAACCTTCACAAAAGAGGGATCGAACGGCGAGCTCATCTTCGGGATCTTCAAGACGGAGTACGAAGATGCAGATGGCGAGCCCGTTGTTACCACTAGAAAAACGCGGATAATCACGGAGTGA